Sequence from the Phragmites australis chromosome 11, lpPhrAust1.1, whole genome shotgun sequence genome:
CCAATGAGAGTGTTCCTTTTAGTGTTGTGGATTTTCTTTGGGAAGAGATACATACTACATCCCACACATCTAGCAAAAGTTGTGCCTACGCTCCCTATATCATGTTTGTGATCGAGAAAGTTGCAAAAAAGAATTTACTCAAATAAGTAAAGCATAAGTTTTATAGGCTAAGGTTGGTAAGCTCAACATCAACTTCTTCTATGCCACCTTCCCCTTCAAGGACAACACCTAGCACAGCACAAAAAGCAGCACCGAGGCAAAGTTCTTCCTCTCGTGACTCACTTTCCTTTATcaagagtgctctcaaagcaatatTCAATGTATGCATCACAATGACGTGAAGATAAAGGAGCATAAGGACAAGACAAATTTTAGGTTGAGGAAGATTGAAGAGAGGCGAAAAGCAATTCATACTCATTTGAGAATTGAGCCTCCATGTTCTCCGGTTGCCTCCGAAGAAGAAGTGAGTGAGCCCGAAGCTTTTGAGAATCCTTGGGCTtagtatgatgaagcccaagctaCTGCAAGGGGTACCGGACCATCTACTCATGCTTAAGACATTGAGGAAGAGACCAAGGACGAAGAAGAGGATTTGGACAGTGCCGAGAAAAACtctcaagatgatgatgatgatgctagCGGCAATGGACATGGAGATGAGGACTACGTGGGTAGCGACTAGATCTCTCTctttcatcttctctttctatTTGGTGACTTGATGCCAAAGGAGAAGAGAATGTATCATTTCTTTTAGGCTGTCTGTTTTGCAAGAATCCAGAGTCTTCGGATTCACCCAGAGTATCTGAGTTCTGGGCAATGTCATGTCATTCAAAATCTTTATCTTTCGATGTTGGACATGTAAAACTTAATGTaatatgtgatgaactatgtgtggtGTGTTTGATGTTGatctttaaatttgtaagaacttAAGTTCTTAGTGTGAGATCTTCATGATATTCTATTGTGTAATGTTTGGTTCTCTCTTTCTTTATGTTATATGTTATGTAATACGCATCACGTTTATCATGTTTACTCACACTCTTTGCACCCCACGGATACTAATATATAGTGGAGATCTCGcaaaaattcttttaaatatatgcatttgatgtcaaaatcaaatttcaatcaaTATATACATTtaggggagctcaccatatatcttagaattcaaaatctttaattcaattatcttttgtaagctttaatcgtgttgtcatcaatcaccaaataggatgagattgaaaatgcatctagacCTCATATGTggattttggataattgatgacaaacgattaatagactaatgagtttaataaGATTATGAACATGTATTAGTCCTATTGAAGATGTTAAAAGGTATTGGTGtccctaaaaaagaaaagagaaacagTGTGTAGTTACTCAatggatttaaattctttttattttttgaatttgagtttaggtgTGCCGTACTATTAAAAGAGATGTgtttagattgacttgaagatatctcagtgctcaaagtacccatttagaccaaagatgagagacacaatcatcCACAAACACAGGGAAGTTCTAAGTCTTTGTCTGTACGCGGATGTTttgggctgacccggatacttcggttgCCAGAGTCTCTGAGTTTAGCTCTGGCATGGggtgctcggttttggtttttaagCCAACTCGGAtgctccgggttgacccggatgtTCTGATTTGCCGGAGTCTTCAGACTTTGTTCTGAGCAGGGGTGCTCGGTTAATGTCTAAATGTTTTACCCGAATGTTCCAAgttgaacctggatactccaggttaaTAAAAAAAcactgtaacagctagtttttttagaggaaGGGTATTAATATTGtcagtgacacaggaaccaggggtccccgagtcccaaggccagatcagcagtttgccacgtggcgccctcccgcggggatcatccccgtgaggtacgagaagactaagtcccgggagaggatgctcggggccatgaacagttatccccgagtacccgagttccctgatgacccaagaagaccaagtgccaagaagagagtgctcggggctgtgaacagtggcccccgagcattcaagtcccccgatgatcagaaaagccaagtaccgggaagggggtgctcggggtcgtgaacagtgccccccgagcacccgagtcccccgaggaccaaaGGGAAGTccgttccgggagagagtgctcggggccgtgaacagtagcccccgagcactcggttccccgaggacccgaacagccaattccgggagagagtgctcggggccgtgaatagtggcccccgagcactcggttccccgaggaccaagaaagggcatatccgggagagagtgctcggggctgtggacagtgacccccgagcactcggttcccccaGGGCCTCAGAAGTctttcgccggtggcccccgcagaggtccagcggtgaggtgtcaaccagtgaagggcccgatgccgcatttaagagggcgcgtggcctgtcacttccaactgctcctaccACGCtcgttgtcagtccctgccagggcctggcagggaggcgtcgggacatttaatgcacgggtcccatcgcgggacatccggcgtacctcgggataacatcgcgaggcccaaggcgccccacctgccgccctgctgtgtcaggtgtacaagaccgagcggtCACGCCGGGctgttcagtggctgcccggtgggccctctctgtggcgcccgttgcagaacggcatgatgacgaaccagaccggacgggggcgcgttttcaaccctccccgtcacttcacgcagcagcccatgatggttgttttccatttatggcgcattggaactcgtgccctccctttctgggcacgctaccgccccggcgggtatttaaggcggggtgGGCTCCCCGGTGAAAGGAGGACAGAAGGCGAAGGTTGAGGACAgcaagccgaggaagaagacagaggttcAATACAAacacagaagctcagatcactgaagaacaaggaactCGAAGCTTTAGGCTAGAcgaatattcttgtaaccagcaacatctctgagaaacattctcagagcatttatagcatacacacatgagtagggtgttacgctcagtgcggcccgaacctgtctaaaaaacctcctgagcatttactgcattttgcatccgatccttccatcccacttgcatcgcatttacgcccatttatttcacccgcaaaacagattcagaatcatcctcctgaccgaatctcaaagggggtccctctggatccctgcttgaggagttcaccctccgacaaataCCCCTTCACCCCTTCTATTCATATGCTACTGCTCCTAAACCAATAAGAGACAAGAacattcatagccattcaatagcccctcccactcctctagtgcatcaaATATGGCAAAGTTTTGAAGAGTTAGGTtgggaaagtgagattgagtgctagtgaacATAACTCTAtcatttgagcacttgagtttgtcatcaagcttgatctttgtggtcgcttagTGATGATAAGGGTTGAAAGacatccggctctttgtgagcagctcaacagagacgtaggatcgTTAGATCTGAACTTCGGAAAATAAATCCTTATCTCATTTGTGTTCTTGCTTctattcttgttctagttgatctttagGGAAATTTATCCGATCTTtatgtttgtgagtttgtgactgCAGGTGGTTGGTTGAAAAGTCTTTAGACATCATTTGGAACATGTGGTAACCCTTAGaatcaactagacttgcttaggGTTACTTGGATTTCAATTTCGAGTTCCAACCGGACTATCCGGTTTGAGCTCGAAACCTCCGGACCCTGAAAGTTCCGGattgacccagagtatctgaATTCTGTTAATCAGATgtaaagttttattttttttaggaatcacctattcaccccccccccctctaagcGACATCTAGTACATTCACCTTTCTCCCAAACTCATACCACAGATCATCATCTGAACCCCTTCCGGAATGAATGCCATTAGAAGCACGACCTTGCGTTAACTGAACCTATCCATTATCTTTATCAGAATTTCCTCTTGTAGATGTTGAAATTGTACCTGAAAACTGGTGCATGGGTGCCATTTGTGTTTCTTTGCACTAGTATGGTAGATACAAATGTTGCAGATAGTTTTCTTAACTCCTCAGTATATAACTCTCTCATGGTTTCCTTAATTCACAGATGGCGCGGGCTTGCACAGCGTACAAGAGGATTGAGGGGAAGTCGTTTGCTTACGCGTACTGTAGGGTCATGCTTGACGACCACTCCAAGTGGCATGCGCATGAGCCCGTGAAGGCACACAAGATGAAAGAGGGTGTCGATGCACAGTCGAGCCCTGCAGCGTGCAATGAAGTGCCGAACGACACAACATCGAACGCATCTACTGAGCTTCCTAGTCCCATTGGAAGGGAGGCAGCTAAAGCGGCCCATGCTCAGAAATCAGCTTCTAGTACATCTTTGCTTACCGTATCGAGTGGGATGTATGCAACTCACCTTGCTGAGATCAGTGAAACAAAGAAGGCTatggtggagttgaagaaggagCAAATTTCGGTCATGCGTCTGCAGGCATCCATTCGAATAAATGATCTAGACAAGCATATATTGAAGGTCGACTTAGATAGTGTTAGTGATCCGCTTAGAGAGTACTATAGGAAGAGGCATGAAGAGATCCTGGCACGATGGAGTGCCGTATAACAGAACCCGTTGACGCTCGTTGATTATGTCTTTGCAAGGTGATTTTGCTGAATTTGCGAGAACTCCTTTTAGTGCCTACCTATGTGTAATAATTTCCAAATACTTTGTACTTGTGTGTGGATTTGTGAGAACTCCATTCCAGTCACCTAGATTGTAGCAAGGGTCTGAGTGTTGTATGGACTTGCACATTGGTGTCCCAGGAAATGTTCTAGCATATATGCAAATTTAATCATATTTGGACGAAGAAACTCGACCTGTATGTCCATCCTATGTGCCAAAAATTGGGTGCAAACCTACAGGTTAGCAAAAGATAGTACTCTAGATTGCTAGTTCATTTGGTTGGTCATTTTTGTTATTAacgaaaaaaagagagggaatATGCTTTTTGGAGTGGGCAGGAAAGAACTCGCTAACCGATTTTGGCATTTGTGATTTATGCCATCAGGCATCAGGTTCTCCAAATGTGCACATGATCCACAAAAATGATGATGAGATGATAGAGTGGCCGTAAGCGGAAGTGCATGAGACTTTTATCGATCAAGGAGTAGAAACTTGTCACACGTAGAGTTATCGAATAAGCTAGTAGTTTGTATAAGCTTAGTTCATTGCAACGAAATCAATGTCAGAGAAAGCTTAGTTCATTGCAGACATGCGATTCTTCACAGAAGGTACACAATAATGATACAAATCCTTCAGACATTAACGGTGACTAGCATTGCAACTGATAGAACTCAAACTCACATTATGTTACATTACGATGCCTAACATTGCAACTGACATGACTTAAACGCACGTTACACTACATTACGATGACTGACCTACCAACGACGATGCATGATCTAGACAGAAAGTGATGACCGATCTACTGTACTCTATGACGACTCCATAGGTGCTCCACCAGATCATCACGCAGTTGGTGGTGCAATGCACGGTCCCTGATTGCTTCAATGACTTCTATGTACTGAAGGACTACTTGGTCTGGATTGTGACCCACTATCGCTTTCTCGTCCATATAGTCATACACCTCCTCCACATCGGCGCCGCCCCTCTCATCCTTAATTATCATATTGTGCATTATGACACATGAAGTCATAATGTTGTGCAATGTGCTTTTGTTCCAAATTCTTCTTGGACCGCGAATTATGGCGAACCTTGACAGCGGGACGCAAAATGCGTGTTCAACATCTTTTTGGACTGATGCTTGCATGGCAGAAAAATGCACGCTCTCGTTCCCCCTTGGTGCTGAAATTGTCTTACTATGGTCGCCCATTAGAGGTAAATTATATCACCTAGGTAGTAGCACATGTCATACGTTTTACCGTTAATGGTGTATGACATAGGAGGCGCAGTCTCGTCCGTGAGCCTGCTAAAAATTTTAGAGCGATGTAAAACATTTATGCCATTCAGACTACTAGGCATTCCAAAGAAAGCATGTCATATCCATAGATCGTATGACACAATCGCCTCCAAAACTATGGAGGGTTTGCACGTATGACCGGTATATGCGTCATGCCACACTTTTAGGCATTTCTTCCAAACCCAATGCATGCATTCAATGCTCCTCagcatcccggggaaccctcTCTGCTTGTCAATAGCTAATAGTCGAGCAGTATCCTCCGCAATGGGAGCGCGAAGGTACTGATCGAAGAAAAGCAAGACCATAGACGAGCATCACTATGCTACCCCGATCCGAATATACTCATCCACTGTGTCTGCATTGACTCCGTATGCCAGTTGCCATATGGCAGCTATCATCTTTTGGAGGGGGCTTAGGCCCAGCTTCCTAGTGGCATCCCTCTTCTACTAAAACGATGGGTCATGGTTCTCCACAGTAGCGACAATTCTCAAGAACAATAGTTGACTCATCCGAAACCTTAAATGGTGAATAGTTGTTAGTACACATCACTACCTATAAATGTATTAGTAAGGAAGATGGTCTCACATACGATGGAATAATGTATCACCATGCACTAGGATGTCAACAAAGTAGTCTCGGAATAGCCTAGCAGCATATTTTTGGTGCCCACGATCTATGACTGTATGTCCTAGCACGGAGCCACGCTGACACGTGCAACCTTGGGCATCAATCTCTTCCTCCCCGATGGCGATCAACAACATCAATTCGTCCTCATCGTCGCTCGAGTCCGATGAGAACATGAACAAATCTTCGGATGTAGACGAGCTCattatgtaaatgtgaaatGCAGAGGCAATTGTGCCTCTCTACTTTGGTAGCCGCCCTCTTTTATAGCGCGACAGTCTTCTCGAGCAAGCAACTCGTGTCTGTCGTGCCACGCAATCTACCGAGCATGTGCTAAATTGCTTCCACAGAAAGACTCGTGACCACGAAGGCAGCAGACATGTAGTTCCTGGCTTATACGAGAAGAATCTTGCACAACAAGCTATTAGCGAAATGTGTTCGGAAATAAGACCGTTTATATACAAAACACATGTACATATTGTTGGTTTATTATTGATTGCCGCTATAAAATGGGTAGCGTGCGTGTAGCTCTGCTCTTCGGATTTGTGAAAACAATGAAACAGAGAAGATAGTGGGACAAATATTGATGGCGGAAAAAGTTTAGGTTAGAGGCGCATCGATCGTTCTTCTTCCCTAAAAATTACATGtacattttttatgataaaattatCATTAAATCTGTAGTTTCATAAAATTATTacttaaatttatagttttacaataattttatcaaagtatctgtagttttacgAAATTTAGTCATAATTTATCCCACATGAACTAGTCCGTAATAAAATTTATCCTTTACCTCTTTTACTcaatataaaattttattacAAACCAATCTCTATAAAACATAGAATAAAATATGACCATTTTCAAACATATTATCAAAAACTAATCTATTTTAAAACATATAATCAATTTCCCTTTAAAAACTGTTGATCACGACTCACGAACACCGTTCAGATCAGATCTCAATTCGAAGGCCAAACATGTACGCTTCGGAGCTCCAAGCACCGATACACAACACGGAAGCTGAGCACGAGCACACTCCCTCATCGCTGCTCCTccgaaaataaattttataggatcagATTATATGAAAGACTTTTtcctataatatatatatatatatatatatatatatttcaactCATTCGTTAAATCAGACAATACGATTGAATTAGGTCTTTAAAAATACTGTAGAATTGGCTTCCGCTCTCCCCCCCGCATCTCTCTGTCTGCGCCATCTCCCGTGCTGCTCCCCGCTCACCACGCGCACGCCCTCGCCCCCGTCCCCCGCCCGCTCGCGGCTCGTCCAGGTGAATTCCAAGCTCCCGCACACTGATCTGGGCCTAGGGTTTCGCCCCCCCTCGCTCGGCGCCCGCCGGATCGGGGGGAATTCCGAGCTCCGCTGACTCCTCCCGCTGTTCTAATCCTTCCAGATTCCCTCGCCGGGGGGCCAGCCTCGAGACCTTGCTCCGATGAGCTCGGAGGCCGTGGCGGCCTCGGATCCGGGGGGTGGCAAGCCGAAGCTGGTGGCGGGTGCTGACGTGGCGATGGCAGAGGCCGCGGAGGAGGTGGTGCCTGCTCCCACcgccgaggtgaaggtggaggggAAGGTTCGGGTGGTGGAGAGCGATGAGGCTGCGGCGATGGATGTTGAGCAGGAAGGGGGCGAGGTGACGGCGGTGAGCGATTCGCTTTACGCGACGGAGTCGGCTGGTATGGTTACTGAAGAAGGGCGCGGAGACGAGCCGTTGGAGGGCGCGGATGGGGTGAACGGAGGAGCAGGTGGTCAGGAGACGGTGCAAGCGGGAGCTGGAGGTCTGCAGAATGAGGCGGAGAGGAAGCCGGTCCCGGTTGAAGACGTAGTTgcgcctgctgctgctggtcaAGCGGTGAAAGCAGCTGGTTCTGCCACTCTTGAACATGCTGAAGCCGGTAAGGAGACTACTCAGAGCTCTCCGCTGTTTGATGTGTCGCCTATTGATGACACCGTTTTTAACTCACTCAGCACCTCCAATAATACTTACTTATTCCATTTCAGAATCCAAAAAACTTGAAGAAAATTGTGTAAATGCAGACCCtgggagagaaaataaagaaagggaTAATGGTGTAGCACATTGTGATACGGAAATACAGAATAATGTGCCTGGTGATGTCGAGGGAAGCTCCAAGATCCATGAAGATGTCGGGGCACCTGCAGTTGACCAACCGGATGATAGATCTGAAATGCTCCTGCAAACAGGGGAGCAGGTACCTGGCAGTGGAAATAATCCCAGCGGTAATGAGGTTGCTAGTCCAGGAAATGTTGATCAGTGTGCTAGGTACTGTCTGCCTCTGCTTGATAAAGGTGGTTTTCGAGTTTCTGATCTTGTCTGGGGCAAAGTAAAAAGTCATCCTTGGTGGCCTGGTGAAATTTTTTATCAGTCAGATGCATCCGAGTTGGCGCTGAAGCACCAGAAAAAGGGCAGCCATTTGGTAGCGTATTTTGGTGACAATACTTTTGCTTGGTGCGATGAATCCCAGTTGAAGCCTTTCGTGACAAACTATTCACAAATGGAGAAACAGAGCAGCTCAGATGCTTTTGTTGGCTCAGTTAATAATGCACTTGAAGAACTCTCGAGGCGTATACTGTCAGGTATGAGCTGTTCTTGTTTGCCAGAGGAGCTTTCTGATAGCGGCATGTCCTATACGGTCGAGAACGCTGGGCTCAAGGATGGAGTTACCTGCTCTGCAGTTAATCGGTCTGAGATCTTAAAATGTTTCAGTCCTGAGAACCTCCTTCATTATATTAAGGAGTTGGCTCTATTTCCTGGCCAAGGGGGTGACCTGTTGGAGTTAGTGATAGCATGTTCTCAACTTACTTCTTTCTATCGATCTAAGGGATGCTCTGAACTTGCATCATTTCAAACTGGCAGTGCGTGGGTTGAGGATGGCATGGACACTCCGTCCACCCATAATGTAATGGTTGAGGAAGCTGTCATTAATGAAGTGCATCCTACTCATGATAAGCCCAAAAGGGGCAGGGGGAGACCTCGTAAACAAAAACCTGAGGACTACCAAGCGGTGATGGAGAAAAAAGGCACATCTAATCAGGCCAATGATACTACTTGTGATGAAAAACAAATGGTTATGGACTTTGATGATTTTGACAACttacagaagaagaagaaaagaagcttTGACTCATTTGAAGATTCAGAGAATTCTACAACTCCAACTGGTGGTATTTCTTTCAAGATTGGTGAGTGCATTCGGCGAGCTGCAAGCCAGCTGACAGGATCGTCCTCCATTGTGAAGGCTCAGACTGAACCAACAGTTTATAAGAACACTGCTGAAGCAGAGAATGGAGAATTTGATATCTCTAGCGATGATGCTGTTGATGAACTTACTGTGTTGAACCGGGCAAAAAGGAGACGCATGCACAGGAACCACACTGCGGATCCCCAGGAATTGTTGTCACAGCTATGCTTAGTTGCCACAGAGCCAATgaatagttataattttttgGCGATGATAATCAGTTACTACAGTGATTACAGAAACTATGTTGTTTCTACTACTACTGAAGCAAGCGTTGTTGAAAAAACTGCAtcaaagagggggaggaagaggaaggtttTACCTTCTCCTGAGGTAGAAACAACTGATCATATGCAGGACTCCTACTGGTCCGGATTGAGCTTACATAATCACCCCATTCACAATCTCAGAAAAGAAAGTTCCACCACGAGGCCAAGACGTAGACGGAGATCATCACAAGAGACATATGTTCCTTTGCAGGAACTTGGAGCTTCAGGTCCCAAGAAACAGATACAAGTGATAGAAAGATCAATTATCCATGTCGATGAAAAGATGGTTGATGAGTTCAAGCCCACTGCACTTGTTTTGAGCTTTGGCAGGTCGGCTGCTGTTCCTTCAGTAATGGATCTAATTAAGATGTTCAGTCGCTATGGACCACTAAAAGAAACCGAGACTGAAGTGCAGAAGGACACAAATACTGTTAAAGTTGTCTTCAAGAAACGTACTGATGCTGAAAGAGCTTTCAGTGTTGCTGGCAAGTATGGCACCTTTGGACCTTCGCTTCGTAGCTACCGTCTTGTGAATATGCCGTTTTCTCTAGGCAAGTCAGAAGTGAATAATCCTGAGAAACACACTGAAGATTGTGGCCCAGAGGTTTATGGTAAAAATTCCTTCTATTTGTATGCATATGCGTATTTAATAAAGTTACTTTATAAATTTAATGCTTACTTCTGCCATGTGACCATGCCTTTTCTCTAGGTCTGAGTGAATCTAAAGTTTCCCTGGATGCTATGCAAATTGACCGGGTTGACCAAACTGAGAAATTAGAAGTTGTGGGAGAACCGTCAGTTGAACAAGTTGCCGCCAAGCAAACATCTCAAGTGGAAGCTTCAGACAAGACATCGGTCAATCAAGCAGACGATGTTGAGAAAACTGAACACATTGATGCTGAGCTGACTGGTCATGCTGAACAATTTGGATCAGGTGCACAAGCTGAATCTGTGGCTGAAGGGTCGTCTGAGCAAGTTAGCACTGTTGAGCAAGCTTTCACTCAGAAGGAAGCATCAGTCGAAGGTCTATTGGAGATTACCCAGTCTGTAGCTGCGACTGGTGCATCAAATGAAGGTATGATTGAGCAAACTGTTCAAGTGGAAGCTGTAACTGAAGCATCAGGTGGACAAATTGAGGTGGGAAAACAAACTCCGCAAGCTGAATCTATGACTGACGCAACTACTGGGCACTCGATCATGGTTAAGGAAACTGTGGAGTCAAATGTTGAATTATCAGTCGAggaaaatatggaaaataatgCTGCTGCTGTAGGACTAGTTGAGGAGACTGCAGAAGGTGAAACTATAGCAGAAGCATCAgatgagaaaatagaaaataaagctGGGGAGACCAGAGAAGGTGaaattgaaattgaaattgaagTTGAGGCACTggatgagaaaaaagaaaataaagctGTTGCTGAATCAATAACTGGGGACACTGCAGAAGGTGGAAGTGCTGCTGAAGCACCACTTGAGGAAACTAGAACAGCTGAGGGAACTGCAGACGATGTTGAGGCACTAGATGAGAAAACTGTAGATGATGTTGAAGCACAAGATGAGAAAACTACAGCAGCTGAGAAAACCGTAGATGATGCCACGGTTGAGATACCAGATGAAAAACCTACTACAGGCGAGAAAACTGTGGACGATGCCATGGTTGAGATACCAGATGAGAAAACCGTAGAGGATGTCACTGTTGAAGCACTTgatgagaaagctagagcaccTGAGAAGACTATAGAGGAAACCACGGTTGAGGCACCGGATGAAAAACCTACTACAGCCGAGAAAACTGTGGAGGATGTCATGGTTGGGAAACCAGATGAGACAACTGTGGAGGATTCCACTGTTGAAACACCAgatgagaaagctagagcaccTGAGAAGACTATAGATGATACCATGGTTGACGCACCAGATGAAAAGCCTACTACAACCGAGAAATCTGTGGAGGATGCCATGGTTGAGAAACCAGATGAGACAACCGTAGAGGATGTCACTGTTGAAACAACAgatgagaaagctagagcaccTGAGAAGACCATAGAGGAAACCACGGTTGAGGCACCAGATGAAAAACCAACTACAGCCGAGAAAACTGTGGAGGATGCCATGGTTGAGAAACCAGATGAGACAACTGTGGAGGATTCCATGGTTGAGAAACCAGATGAGACAACTGTGGAGGATTCCACTGTTGAAACACCAgatgagaaagctagagcaccTGAGAAGACTATAGATGATACCACGGTTGATGCACCAGATGAAAAACCTACTACAACCAAGGAATCTGTGGAGGATGCCATGGTTGAGAAACCAGATGAGACAACTGTGGAGGATTCCACTGTTGAAACACCAgatgagaaagctagagcaccTGAGAAGACTATAGAGGAAACCACGGTTGAGGCACCAGATGGAAAACCTACTACAGCTGAGAAAATTGTGGAGGATGCTATGGTTGGGAAACCAGATGAGACAACTGTGGAGGATTCCACTATTGAAACACCAgatgagaaagctagagcaccTGAGAAGACTATAGATGATACCACGGTTGACCCACCAGATGAAAAACCTACTACAACCGAGAAATCTGTGGAGGATGCCATGGTTGAGAAACCAGATGAGACAACTGTGGAGGATTCCACTGTTGAAATACCAgatgagaaagctagagcaccTGAGAAGACTATAGAGGAAACCACGGTTGAGGCACCCGATGAAAAACCAACTACAGCCGAGAAAACTGTGGAGGATTCCACTGTTGAAAGACCAgatgagaaagctagagcatcTGAGAAGACTATAGAGGAAACAACAGTTGGGGCCCCAGATGTACAAGCAGACAAGTGAGCAAACCGGCTAGCTTATGTTGCATTGATGCAAGTTTCTGTTGATACTGGGGTAGTCTGCTCAACTGATTCTCTCATCTAGATAGCGTGGTCTGTACAGAAAAAAAGGGGAGCCCACTCTAGCATCATAATGCTATTAGTTTTTAGTAACTAGGGGAGTTACATCTTTGCCCTTGCCTTTGATATGAACTTCATCTAGTCGTATCGGATGCACACGTGTAGTTTATCATAAATGGAGTTTC
This genomic interval carries:
- the LOC133884457 gene encoding uncharacterized protein LOC133884457 isoform X2, with translation MSSEAVAASDPGGGKPKLVAGADVAMAEAAEEVVPAPTAEVKVEGKVRVVESDEAAAMDVEQEGGEVTAVSDSLYATESAGMVTEEGRGDEPLEGADGVNGGAGGQETVQAGAGGLQNEAERKPVPVEDVVAPAAAGQAVKAAGSATLEHAEADPGRENKERDNGVAHCDTEIQNNVPGDVEGSSKIHEDVGAPAVDQPDDRSEMLLQTGEQVPGSGNNPSGNEVASPGNVDQCARYCLPLLDKGGFRVSDLVWGKVKSHPWWPGEIFYQSDASELALKHQKKGSHLVAYFGDNTFAWCDESQLKPFVTNYSQMEKQSSSDAFVGSVNNALEELSRRILSGMSCSCLPEELSDSGMSYTVENAGLKDGVTCSAVNRSEILKCFSPENLLHYIKELALFPGQGGDLLELVIACSQLTSFYRSKGCSELASFQTGSAWVEDGMDTPSTHNVMVEEAVINEVHPTHDKPKRGRGRPRKQKPEDYQAVMEKKGTSNQANDTTCDEKQMVMDFDDFDNLQKKKKRSFDSFEDSENSTTPTGGISFKIGECIRRAASQLTGSSSIVKAQTEPTVYKNTAEAENGEFDISSDDAVDELTVLNRAKRRRMHRNHTADPQELLSQLCLVATEPMNSYNFLAMIISYYSDYRNYVVSTTTEASVVEKTASKRGRKRKVLPSPEVETTDHMQDSYWSGLSLHNHPIHNLRKESSTTRPRRRRRSSQETYVPLQELGASGPKKQIQVIERSIIHVDEKMVDEFKPTALVLSFGRSAAVPSVMDLIKMFSRYGPLKETETEVQKDTNTVKVVFKKRTDAERAFSVAGKYGTFGPSLRSYRLVNMPFSLGKSEVNNPEKHTEDCGPEVYGLSESKVSLDAMQIDRVDQTEKLEVVGEPSVEQVAAKQTSQVEASDKTSVNQADDVEKTEHIDAELTGHAEQFGSGAQAESVAEGSSEQVSTVEQAFTQKEASVEGLLEITQSVAATGASNEGMIEQTVQVEAVTEASGGQIEVGKQTPQAESMTDATTGHSIMVKETVESNVELSVEENMENNAAAVGLVEETAEGETIAEASDEKIENKAGETREGEIEIEIEVEALDEKKENKAVAESITGDTAEGGSAAEAPLEETRTAEGTADDVEALDEKTVDDVEAQDEKTTAAEKTVDDATVEIPDEKPTTGEKTVDDAMVEIPDEKTVEDVTVEALDEKARAPEKTIEETTVEAPDEKPTTAEKTVEDVMVGKPDETTVEDSTVETPDEKARAPEKTIDDTMVDAPDEKPTTTEKSVEDAMVEKPDETTVEDVTVETTDEKARAPEKTIEETTVEAPDEKPTTAEKTVEDAMVEKPDETTVEDSMVEKPDETTVEDSTVETPDEKARAPEKTIDDTTVDAPDEKPTTTKESVEDAMVEKPDETTVEDSTVETPDEKARAPEKTIEETTVEAPDGKPTTAEKIVEDAMVGKPDETTVEDSTIETPDEKARAPEKTIDDTTVDPPDEKPTTTEKSVEDAMVEKPDETTVEDSTVEIPDEKARAPEKTIEETTVEAPDEKPTTAEKTVEDSTVERPDEKARASEKTIEETTVGAPDVQADK